Proteins from one Pseudomonas bijieensis genomic window:
- a CDS encoding ornithine cyclodeaminase family protein: MPSTPSTPYVMTQAQAQELLGQVDVPQILRKLFRDLAVGQAVQPPQQLVVFPQGAGDFINYLGVLAEEQVYGVKTSPYIVREQGPLVTAWTLLMSMQTGQPLLLCDAAELTTARTAATTAVAVDALAPPRARRLAVIGSGAVARTHVQYVKDLRDWQGISLYSPSLKGKTAQELAPITKLDPRLHIADSLEAALHDADVVMLCTSSAKAVLDPQTLSKPALITSISTNAPRAHEVPPQSLNDMDVFCDYRQTTPGSAGEMLIASEQFGWDVSKIVGDLPELLSDYVARPDYQRHVFFRSIGLGLEDVALANALYRLHN; encoded by the coding sequence ATGCCCAGCACGCCCAGCACGCCCTATGTGATGACTCAAGCCCAGGCCCAAGAACTGCTCGGGCAAGTCGATGTGCCGCAGATCCTGCGCAAGCTGTTCCGCGATCTCGCCGTCGGGCAAGCGGTGCAGCCGCCCCAGCAACTGGTGGTGTTTCCCCAGGGTGCCGGGGACTTCATCAACTACCTGGGCGTGCTGGCCGAAGAGCAGGTCTACGGGGTCAAGACCTCGCCCTATATCGTGCGCGAGCAAGGCCCATTGGTAACCGCGTGGACCTTGTTGATGTCGATGCAGACCGGCCAGCCGCTGCTGCTGTGCGACGCCGCCGAGTTGACCACCGCTCGCACCGCCGCCACCACGGCTGTCGCCGTCGATGCCCTCGCTCCTCCCAGGGCCAGGCGTCTGGCGGTCATCGGTAGCGGTGCGGTGGCCCGGACCCACGTGCAATACGTCAAGGACCTGCGGGACTGGCAAGGCATCAGTCTCTATTCACCGAGCCTGAAGGGCAAAACGGCACAAGAGCTCGCGCCGATCACCAAGCTGGACCCACGCCTGCACATCGCTGACAGCCTCGAAGCGGCGCTGCATGACGCCGACGTGGTGATGCTCTGCACCTCGTCCGCCAAGGCAGTACTCGACCCACAGACCCTGAGCAAACCGGCACTGATCACCTCCATCAGCACCAACGCTCCGCGCGCCCACGAAGTGCCGCCGCAGAGCCTCAACGATATGGATGTGTTCTGCGATTATCGTCAGACCACCCCAGGTTCAGCCGGTGAAATGCTGATAGCCAGCGAACAGTTCGGCTGGGATGTTTCGAAAATCGTCGGCGACTTGCCCGAACTGCTCAGCGACTACGTGGCCCGTCCCGATTATCAACGCCACGTGTTCTTCCGTTCCATTGGTCTGGGGTTGGAAGACGTTGCGTTGGCGAATGCGCTTTACCGACTTCACAACTGA
- the rhlB gene encoding ATP-dependent RNA helicase RhlB, giving the protein MTVLKALKKMFGKSEAEQLAPGSTAPTQGPSRTDAQQPRRAAPVAQAKKEPAAQPVSAPEPEKPRSEAPKPRRERAPKPPVVAWKLEDFVVEPQEGKTRFHDFKLAPELMHAIQDLGFPYCTPIQAQVLGYTLAGKDAIGRAQTGTGKTAAFLISIITQLLQTPPPKERYMGEPRALIIAPTRELVVQIAKDAADLTKYTGLNVMTFVGGMDFDKQLKHLEARHCDILVATPGRLLDFNQRGDVHLDMVEVMVLDEADRMLDMGFIPQVRQIIRQTPPKSERQTLLFSATFTEDVMNLAKQWTTDPAIVEIEAENVASENVEQHIYAVAGADKYKLLYNLVNDNGWERVMVFANRKDEVRRIEERLVRDGVNAAQLSGDVPQHKRIKTLEGFREGKIRVLVATDVAGRGIHIDGISHVINFTLPEVPDDYVHRIGRTGRAGAAGVSISFAGEDDSYQLPSIEALLGRKISCEMPPTHLLRPVERKRP; this is encoded by the coding sequence ATGACCGTGCTCAAAGCACTCAAGAAGATGTTCGGTAAAAGCGAGGCCGAGCAACTCGCGCCTGGCTCCACTGCGCCGACCCAAGGCCCGAGCCGTACCGATGCGCAACAACCGCGCCGCGCCGCCCCTGTTGCACAGGCCAAAAAAGAGCCCGCCGCCCAACCTGTCAGCGCCCCTGAACCGGAAAAACCACGTAGCGAAGCCCCCAAGCCACGCCGCGAACGCGCACCAAAACCGCCGGTCGTCGCCTGGAAACTCGAAGACTTCGTCGTAGAACCCCAGGAAGGCAAGACCCGCTTCCACGATTTCAAGCTTGCCCCGGAACTGATGCATGCCATCCAGGACCTGGGCTTCCCGTACTGCACGCCGATCCAGGCGCAAGTGCTCGGCTACACCCTCGCCGGCAAAGACGCCATCGGCCGCGCCCAGACCGGCACCGGCAAGACCGCCGCGTTCCTGATCTCCATCATCACCCAACTGCTCCAGACCCCACCGCCCAAGGAACGCTACATGGGCGAGCCACGGGCGCTGATCATCGCCCCGACCCGCGAGCTGGTGGTGCAGATCGCCAAGGACGCCGCCGACCTGACCAAGTACACCGGCCTGAACGTCATGACGTTCGTGGGCGGCATGGACTTCGACAAACAGCTCAAGCACCTCGAAGCCCGCCACTGCGACATCCTGGTCGCCACGCCGGGCCGCCTGCTGGACTTCAACCAGCGCGGCGACGTGCATCTGGACATGGTCGAAGTGATGGTGCTGGACGAAGCCGACCGCATGCTCGACATGGGCTTCATTCCCCAAGTGCGCCAGATCATTCGCCAGACCCCACCGAAAAGCGAACGCCAGACCCTGCTGTTTTCCGCCACCTTCACCGAAGATGTGATGAACCTGGCCAAGCAGTGGACCACCGACCCGGCCATCGTCGAGATCGAAGCCGAGAACGTCGCCAGCGAAAACGTCGAGCAACACATCTACGCCGTCGCCGGGGCCGACAAGTACAAGCTGCTCTACAACCTGGTCAACGACAATGGCTGGGAACGGGTGATGGTCTTCGCCAACCGCAAGGACGAAGTACGCCGCATCGAAGAACGCCTGGTGCGCGATGGCGTCAACGCCGCGCAACTGTCGGGCGATGTGCCGCAGCACAAGCGTATCAAGACACTGGAAGGTTTCCGCGAGGGCAAGATTCGTGTGCTGGTGGCTACTGACGTGGCAGGCCGTGGGATTCACATTGACGGGATCAGCCATGTGATCAACTTCACCCTGCCGGAAGTGCCGGATGACTATGTGCACCGGATCGGGCGTACTGGCCGTGCCGGGGCTGCGGGTGTATCGATCAGCTTCGCGGGGGAGGATGATTCTTATCAGTTGCCGTCGATCGAGGCGTTGTTGGGTCGCAAGATCAGTTGTGAAATGCCACCGACCCACCTGTTGCGGCCGGTAGAGCGCAAGCGACCTTAG
- a CDS encoding alpha/beta hydrolase yields MSDPLILEPSSTADACVIWLHGLGADRFDFLPVAEMLQQKLLTTRFVLPQAPTQPVTINGGYEMPSWYDIRALSPARAIDEQQLEASAQRVIDLIDSQRASGIDASRIFLAGFSQGGAVVYHTAFVKWEGPLGGVIALSTYAPTFSDELQLSASQQRIPVLALHGQYDEVVLNPMGRTAKEYLKQHGVTVTWQEYPMGHEVLPEEIRDIGTWLAERLR; encoded by the coding sequence ATGTCCGACCCCTTGATTCTCGAGCCCAGCAGCACTGCCGACGCGTGCGTAATCTGGCTCCACGGCCTGGGCGCCGATCGTTTTGATTTCCTGCCGGTTGCCGAAATGCTGCAGCAAAAACTGCTCACCACACGTTTCGTTCTGCCCCAGGCCCCGACCCAACCAGTAACGATCAACGGCGGCTATGAGATGCCCAGTTGGTACGACATCCGTGCCCTGAGCCCGGCGCGGGCCATTGACGAGCAGCAACTCGAAGCCTCGGCACAACGGGTCATTGACTTGATCGACAGCCAGCGAGCCAGCGGAATAGACGCCTCGCGGATTTTCCTGGCGGGTTTCTCCCAGGGCGGCGCGGTGGTCTATCACACCGCCTTCGTGAAATGGGAAGGCCCACTGGGCGGCGTGATCGCGCTGTCTACTTATGCACCGACCTTCAGCGACGAGCTGCAATTGTCGGCCAGCCAGCAACGCATTCCGGTCCTGGCGCTGCACGGGCAATACGACGAAGTGGTACTCAACCCGATGGGCCGCACCGCGAAAGAGTATTTAAAGCAGCATGGTGTCACCGTGACATGGCAGGAATACCCAATGGGCCACGAAGTGTTACCCGAGGAGATTCGCGACATCGGCACCTGGCTGGCCGAGCGGTTGCGCTGA
- a CDS encoding amino acid ABC transporter substrate-binding protein, with the protein MKLLKSTLAVVTAAAVLGVSGFAQAGATLDAVQKKGFVQCGVSDGLPGFSVPDSTGKIVGIDADFCRAVAAAVFGDATKVKFSQLNAKERFTALQSGEIDMLSRNSTMTSSRDAGMGLKFPGFITYYDGIGFLANNKLGVKSAKELDGATICIQAGTTTELNVSDYFRANGLKYTPITFDTSDESAKSLESGRCDVLTSDKSQLFAQRSKLASPKDYVVLPETISKEPLGPVVRNGDDEWLAIVRWTGYALLNAEEAGVTSKNVEAEAKSTKNPDVARMLGADGEYGKDLKLPKDWVVQIVKQVGNYGEMFERNLGKSTPLEIDRGLNALWNAGGIQYAPPVR; encoded by the coding sequence ATGAAGTTACTGAAATCCACCCTGGCTGTCGTGACTGCCGCAGCTGTGCTCGGTGTCAGCGGGTTCGCTCAGGCGGGTGCAACCCTGGATGCCGTGCAGAAGAAAGGCTTTGTGCAGTGCGGTGTGAGTGATGGCCTGCCGGGTTTCTCGGTGCCTGATTCGACCGGCAAGATCGTTGGTATCGACGCTGACTTCTGCCGCGCCGTTGCCGCTGCGGTATTTGGCGATGCGACCAAGGTCAAGTTCAGCCAGTTGAACGCCAAGGAGCGCTTCACCGCGCTGCAATCGGGCGAAATCGACATGCTCTCGCGCAACTCCACCATGACCAGTTCCCGTGACGCGGGCATGGGCCTGAAATTCCCAGGCTTCATCACCTACTACGATGGCATCGGCTTCCTGGCCAACAACAAGCTGGGCGTCAAGAGCGCCAAGGAACTGGACGGTGCAACTATCTGCATCCAGGCCGGTACCACCACCGAGCTGAACGTTTCCGACTACTTCCGCGCCAACGGCCTGAAGTACACCCCGATCACGTTCGACACCTCCGATGAAAGCGCCAAGTCGCTGGAATCCGGTCGTTGCGACGTGCTGACCTCCGACAAGTCCCAGCTGTTCGCCCAGCGCAGCAAGCTGGCTTCGCCGAAGGACTACGTGGTTCTGCCGGAAACCATTTCCAAGGAACCCCTGGGCCCGGTCGTACGTAACGGTGACGACGAGTGGTTGGCCATCGTGCGCTGGACTGGCTACGCCCTGCTCAACGCGGAAGAAGCCGGCGTAACTTCGAAAAACGTCGAAGCTGAAGCCAAGTCCACCAAGAACCCTGACGTCGCTCGTATGCTGGGCGCCGACGGTGAGTACGGCAAGGACCTGAAACTGCCGAAAGACTGGGTCGTGCAGATCGTTAAGCAAGTCGGCAACTACGGTGAAATGTTCGAGCGCAACCTCGGCAAGAGCACTCCGCTGGAAATCGACCGCGGCCTGAACGCTCTGTGGAACGCTGGCGGCATTCAATACGCACCACCAGTGCGCTGA
- a CDS encoding amino acid ABC transporter permease, translating to MQNSIGAPKQRLSLSDPRVRAWVFQIVTVVAVISLGWFLFDNTQTNLAHRGITSGFGFLERSAGFGIAQHLIDYTEADSYARVFVIGLLNTLLVTFIGVILATILGFIIGVARLSPNWIIAKLATVYVEVFRNIPPLLQILFWYFAVFLSMPGPRAAHNFGDTFFVSSRGLNMPAALVAEGFWPFVISIVLAIVAIVLMTRWANKRFEATGEPFHKFWVGLALFLVIPALSALLFGAPVHWEMPELKGFNFVGGWVLIPELLALTLALTVYTAAFIAEIVRSGIKSVSHGQTEAARSLGLRNGPTLRKVIIPQALRVIIPPLTSQYLNLAKNSSLAAGIGYPEMVSLFAGTVLNQTGQAIEVIAITMSVYLAISISISLLMNWYNKRIALIER from the coding sequence ATGCAAAATTCAATCGGCGCACCTAAGCAGAGGCTCAGCCTCAGCGATCCACGAGTGCGTGCGTGGGTATTTCAGATCGTCACGGTCGTGGCGGTTATTTCGCTGGGCTGGTTTCTGTTCGATAACACGCAGACCAACCTCGCGCACCGGGGCATCACCTCCGGTTTCGGCTTCCTGGAACGCAGTGCCGGGTTCGGCATTGCCCAACACCTGATCGACTACACCGAAGCGGACAGCTATGCCCGTGTCTTTGTCATCGGCTTGCTCAACACGCTGCTGGTGACGTTCATCGGCGTGATCCTGGCGACCATCCTCGGCTTCATCATCGGCGTGGCGCGGCTGTCGCCGAACTGGATCATCGCCAAGCTGGCGACCGTTTATGTGGAGGTTTTCCGCAACATCCCGCCGCTGCTGCAAATCCTGTTCTGGTACTTTGCCGTGTTCCTGAGCATGCCGGGACCGCGGGCCGCCCATAACTTCGGCGACACCTTCTTCGTCAGCAGCCGGGGCCTGAACATGCCCGCCGCGCTAGTGGCCGAAGGGTTCTGGCCGTTTGTGATCAGCATCGTACTGGCGATTGTCGCCATCGTGCTGATGACTCGCTGGGCCAACAAGCGTTTCGAGGCGACCGGTGAGCCGTTCCATAAATTCTGGGTCGGCCTGGCGTTGTTCCTGGTGATCCCGGCCTTGAGCGCGCTGCTCTTTGGTGCGCCGGTGCATTGGGAAATGCCGGAGCTCAAGGGCTTCAACTTCGTCGGCGGTTGGGTACTGATTCCCGAACTGCTGGCCTTGACTCTGGCCTTGACCGTGTACACCGCGGCGTTCATCGCCGAGATCGTGCGTTCGGGCATCAAGTCGGTCAGCCACGGCCAGACCGAAGCGGCCCGTTCCCTGGGGCTGCGCAACGGTCCGACCTTGCGCAAGGTGATCATCCCGCAAGCCCTGCGCGTGATCATTCCGCCGTTGACCAGCCAATACCTGAACCTGGCGAAAAACTCGTCCCTGGCCGCCGGTATCGGTTACCCGGAAATGGTTTCGCTGTTTGCCGGCACGGTGTTGAACCAGACCGGCCAGGCCATTGAGGTGATCGCGATCACCATGAGTGTGTACCTGGCGATCAGTATCAGCATTTCCCTGCTGATGAACTGGTACAACAAGCGCATTGCGCTGATCGAGCGGTGA
- a CDS encoding amino acid ABC transporter permease — translation MTTHTFKPDMPPPGSSIGVVAWMRANMFSSWINTLLTLFAFYLIYLIVPPLLQWAILDANWVGTTRADCTKEGACWVFIQQRFGQFMYGYYPADLRWRVDLTVWLAVIGVAPLFISRFPRKAIYGLSFLVLYPIIAWCLLHGGVFGLDAVATSQWGGLMLTLVIATVGIVGALPLGIVLALGRRSNMPAIRVVCVTFIEFWRGVPLITVLFMSSVMLPLFLPEGMNFDKLLRALIGVILFQSAYIAEVVRGGLQAIPKGQYEAAAAMGLGYWRSMGLVILPQALKLVIPGIVNTFIALFKDTSLVIIIGLFDLLNSVKQAAADPKWLGMATEGYVFAALVFWIFCFGMSRYSMHLERKLDTGHKR, via the coding sequence ATGACGACTCATACTTTCAAACCTGACATGCCCCCGCCGGGCAGCAGCATCGGCGTGGTGGCGTGGATGCGCGCCAACATGTTCTCCAGCTGGATCAACACGCTGCTGACGTTGTTTGCGTTCTACCTGATCTACCTGATCGTTCCACCGCTGTTGCAGTGGGCGATCCTCGATGCCAACTGGGTCGGTACTACCCGCGCCGACTGCACCAAGGAAGGCGCCTGCTGGGTGTTCATCCAGCAGCGTTTCGGTCAGTTCATGTACGGCTACTACCCGGCGGATCTGCGCTGGCGCGTAGACCTGACCGTGTGGCTGGCGGTCATCGGCGTGGCACCACTGTTCATCTCGCGCTTCCCGCGCAAGGCGATCTATGGCCTGAGCTTCCTGGTGCTGTACCCGATCATTGCCTGGTGCCTGTTGCACGGTGGCGTGTTCGGCCTGGACGCCGTGGCGACCAGCCAGTGGGGCGGCCTGATGCTGACCCTGGTGATCGCCACCGTGGGTATCGTCGGCGCACTGCCGCTGGGTATTGTCCTGGCCTTGGGCCGGCGCTCGAACATGCCGGCGATTCGTGTGGTCTGCGTGACCTTCATCGAGTTCTGGCGCGGCGTGCCGTTGATCACGGTGCTGTTCATGTCCTCGGTGATGCTGCCGCTGTTCCTGCCCGAAGGCATGAACTTCGACAAGCTGCTGCGGGCGCTGATCGGGGTGATCCTGTTCCAGTCGGCCTACATTGCCGAAGTGGTGCGTGGTGGCCTGCAAGCCATTCCCAAGGGGCAATACGAAGCGGCCGCGGCGATGGGCCTGGGCTACTGGCGCAGCATGGGCCTGGTGATTTTGCCGCAAGCCCTGAAGCTGGTGATCCCGGGTATCGTCAACACCTTCATTGCGTTGTTCAAGGACACGAGCCTGGTGATCATCATCGGCCTGTTCGACCTGCTCAACAGCGTGAAACAAGCTGCCGCCGACCCGAAATGGCTGGGCATGGCCACTGAAGGCTATGTGTTCGCCGCCCTGGTGTTCTGGATTTTCTGTTTTGGTATGTCCCGCTATTCCATGCATTTGGAACGCAAGCTGGACACTGGCCACAAGCGTTAG
- a CDS encoding amino acid ABC transporter ATP-binding protein gives MSEAIKQPVSPEGIIQMQGVNKWYGQFHVLKDINLNVKQGERIVLCGPSGSGKSTTIRCLNRLEEHQQGRIVVDGVELTNDLKQIEAIRREVGMVFQHFNLFPHLTILQNCTLAPMWVRKMPKRKAEEIAMHYLERVRIPEQAHKYPGQLSGGQQQRVAIARALCMKPKIMLFDEPTSALDPEMVKEVLDTMIGLAEDGMTMLCVTHEMGFARTVANRVIFMDKGEIVEQAAPNDFFDNPQNDRTKLFLSQILH, from the coding sequence ATGAGTGAAGCGATCAAACAGCCTGTGAGCCCTGAAGGCATTATTCAGATGCAGGGCGTAAACAAGTGGTACGGCCAGTTCCACGTGTTGAAAGACATCAACCTGAACGTCAAGCAGGGCGAGCGTATCGTGCTGTGCGGCCCGTCGGGCTCCGGCAAGTCCACCACCATCCGCTGCCTCAACCGCCTGGAAGAGCACCAGCAGGGGCGCATTGTGGTCGACGGCGTGGAACTGACCAACGATCTCAAGCAGATCGAAGCGATCCGCCGTGAAGTCGGCATGGTGTTCCAGCACTTCAACCTGTTCCCGCACCTGACCATCCTGCAGAACTGCACCCTGGCGCCAATGTGGGTACGCAAGATGCCCAAGCGCAAAGCCGAGGAAATCGCCATGCACTACCTGGAGCGCGTACGCATTCCAGAGCAGGCGCACAAGTACCCGGGCCAGCTCTCCGGCGGTCAGCAACAGCGTGTGGCCATTGCCCGTGCCCTGTGCATGAAGCCGAAAATCATGCTGTTCGACGAGCCGACCTCGGCCCTCGACCCGGAGATGGTGAAAGAGGTACTGGACACCATGATCGGCCTGGCAGAAGACGGCATGACCATGCTCTGCGTGACCCACGAAATGGGCTTCGCCCGCACCGTGGCCAACCGCGTGATCTTCATGGACAAGGGTGAAATCGTCGAACAGGCCGCGCCGAACGACTTCTTCGACAACCCGCAGAACGACCGCACCAAGCTGTTCCTGAGCCAGATCCTGCATTGA